In Amycolatopsis coloradensis, one genomic interval encodes:
- the secF gene encoding protein translocase subunit SecF, which yields MTVVDDNTTTAGKRESIFRRLYVGTGAFDVVGKRKRWYLFFGALVLVCIASMGIKGFNFGIDFEGGTQIQLPANGKNGQITEQQAKDVFAEALGRPADEAQKVGSGASSTIQLRSDTLDAGEVAKIKEALFRDLGPIGSSGQPSVQAISDSAVSASWGGEISRQALIALGVFLLAVTLFLALYFDTRMAAAALISLLHDIVVTAGVYSLIGFEVTPATVIGLLTILGFSLYDTVVVFDKVRENTRGLLGLTRRTFGEAANLALNQTLMRSFNTALIAMLPILGLLVVGYILLGSGTLQDLALVQLTGTLVGVLSSVALATPLLVDLKMRDPKFRQQADRVAARRANQARKAAERDEDFDPNDEDALAAELRKEKAYAAAASVPARNQKAHKGRPSGKRKR from the coding sequence GTGACCGTGGTCGACGACAACACCACCACCGCGGGCAAGCGCGAGAGCATCTTCCGCCGCCTCTACGTGGGCACCGGCGCGTTCGACGTGGTCGGCAAGCGCAAGCGCTGGTACCTCTTCTTCGGCGCACTGGTGCTGGTCTGCATCGCGTCGATGGGGATCAAGGGGTTCAACTTCGGGATCGACTTCGAAGGCGGCACCCAGATCCAGCTGCCCGCCAACGGCAAGAACGGGCAGATCACCGAACAGCAGGCCAAGGACGTCTTCGCCGAGGCGCTCGGCCGTCCGGCCGACGAGGCGCAGAAGGTCGGCAGCGGTGCCTCGTCGACCATCCAGCTCCGTTCGGACACCCTGGACGCCGGCGAGGTCGCCAAGATCAAGGAGGCGCTGTTCCGGGACCTCGGCCCGATCGGGAGCAGCGGCCAGCCGAGTGTCCAGGCCATCAGTGACAGCGCGGTCAGCGCGTCCTGGGGCGGGGAGATCTCTCGGCAGGCGTTGATCGCGCTCGGGGTGTTCCTCCTGGCGGTCACGCTGTTCCTGGCGTTGTACTTCGACACCAGGATGGCCGCCGCGGCGCTGATCTCGCTCCTGCACGACATCGTGGTGACGGCGGGTGTGTATTCGCTGATCGGCTTCGAGGTCACGCCGGCGACGGTGATCGGTCTGCTGACGATCCTCGGGTTCTCGCTGTACGACACGGTGGTGGTGTTCGACAAGGTTCGCGAGAACACGCGCGGCCTGCTCGGGCTCACCCGCCGTACCTTCGGCGAGGCGGCCAACCTGGCGCTGAACCAGACGCTGATGCGGTCGTTCAACACGGCGCTGATCGCGATGCTGCCGATTCTCGGTCTGCTCGTCGTCGGGTACATCCTGCTCGGCTCCGGCACGCTGCAGGATCTGGCGCTGGTGCAGCTCACCGGCACCCTGGTCGGCGTGCTGTCCTCGGTCGCGCTGGCCACCCCGCTGCTGGTGGACCTGAAGATGCGTGATCCGAAGTTCCGCCAGCAGGCGGACCGGGTCGCCGCGCGGCGCGCGAACCAGGCCCGCAAGGCCGCCGAGCGTGACGAGGACTTCGACCCGAACGACGAGGACGCCTTGGCCGCCGAACTCCGCAAGGAGAAGGCGTACGCCGCCGCGGCGAGCGTCCCCGCCCGGAACCAGAAGGCCCACAAGGGCCGTCCGTCGGGCAAGCGCAAGAGGTAA
- a CDS encoding adenine phosphoribosyltransferase produces MELDKALDLIADVPDFPEPDVLFRDLSPLFADAAGFRAVTDALAATVDPEVDLLAGVEARGFLLAAAVGYARGLGVALIRKPGKLPRVAGRVGYTLEYGTATVELPEGVVEPGQRVAVLDDVLATGGTVAATCKLLEDAKAQVTGVSVVMELGALGGRSVLEGRRVEALRVC; encoded by the coding sequence ATGGAGCTGGACAAGGCACTCGACCTCATCGCCGACGTGCCGGACTTCCCGGAACCCGACGTGCTGTTCCGGGACCTGAGCCCGCTGTTCGCCGACGCGGCGGGTTTCAGGGCAGTCACCGACGCGCTGGCCGCCACCGTCGATCCCGAGGTCGATCTGCTGGCCGGTGTGGAAGCGCGCGGATTCCTGCTGGCGGCCGCCGTCGGGTATGCCCGTGGCCTCGGTGTCGCGTTGATCCGCAAGCCGGGCAAGCTGCCCCGCGTCGCGGGCAGGGTCGGTTACACGCTGGAGTACGGCACCGCGACCGTCGAACTGCCCGAAGGCGTCGTCGAGCCCGGCCAGCGTGTCGCGGTCCTCGACGACGTGCTCGCCACCGGTGGCACGGTCGCGGCCACCTGCAAACTGCTGGAGGACGCGAAGGCGCAGGTCACCGGGGTTTCGGTGGTCATGGAACTCGGCGCGCTCGGCGGTCGTTCCGTGCTTGAGGGGCGTCGTGTGGAGGCCCTCCGGGTGTGTTGA